In a single window of the Arthrobacter zhangbolii genome:
- a CDS encoding XcbB/CpsF family capsular polysaccharide biosynthesis protein produces MNSSDTLICNLEAPVHEILIQLKHKKYPFIELMDEANALAGRTILAAAHKDPGIKELIVKLAREGYYVYKQADEAVRFVYEYHIDKLWHSIKNGDFQVSDEGVVYKLHKPTVSGRARNLVVVFSSISADIFGTGLSRYFTQNFKSIQKYLPGDTAVLRVADIGGVVGSFYLDTVFVPQNTKRINGLIETVRTDLDLKKTSVITYGASKGATGALAHALIGDYRCVCVEPVINDHYYETKFGDTHFTADGLFAEKKEDTFSRMLEQHKRDTLSRPGIPNVNFVVVYSAQSPQSPYIREILGSRIAADTSLIDFRHPSISDHPDVSPQSLNLISMYLNMMCYGYPASSSGHFALECYPQQLEQTGS; encoded by the coding sequence ATGAACTCCTCGGACACTCTGATATGCAACCTCGAAGCGCCCGTCCATGAAATTTTGATTCAGCTAAAGCATAAGAAGTATCCTTTTATTGAGCTGATGGATGAAGCAAATGCCCTCGCCGGACGAACCATACTAGCCGCGGCACATAAAGATCCCGGCATAAAGGAGCTGATTGTAAAACTCGCTCGGGAAGGGTATTACGTATACAAACAAGCAGACGAAGCGGTACGATTTGTGTACGAATACCATATAGATAAATTGTGGCACAGTATAAAAAATGGAGACTTTCAGGTATCGGATGAAGGCGTCGTCTACAAACTGCATAAACCCACCGTAAGTGGACGGGCGCGGAATCTTGTTGTTGTCTTCTCCTCGATAAGCGCCGATATTTTCGGTACAGGACTGTCCAGGTACTTCACGCAAAACTTTAAGTCTATACAAAAATATCTACCGGGCGACACAGCAGTTCTTCGCGTTGCGGATATAGGCGGAGTTGTTGGCTCGTTTTACCTCGATACCGTTTTTGTCCCGCAGAACACTAAGAGGATTAATGGCCTAATCGAGACCGTCCGAACTGATCTCGATCTGAAGAAAACCTCGGTGATTACCTACGGAGCGTCAAAGGGTGCAACCGGAGCGTTAGCCCATGCCCTTATCGGCGATTACAGGTGTGTTTGCGTCGAGCCGGTGATTAACGATCATTATTATGAAACTAAATTCGGAGATACTCACTTTACTGCCGATGGTCTTTTCGCAGAGAAGAAAGAGGATACTTTCTCCCGGATGCTGGAGCAACACAAAAGAGATACGCTTTCCCGTCCCGGGATACCGAACGTCAACTTTGTCGTCGTTTACTCCGCTCAATCACCACAGTCGCCTTACATCAGGGAAATCCTCGGTTCTCGTATAGCGGCGGACACCAGCCTTATCGACTTCCGCCACCCGTCAATATCTGACCACCCGGATGTCAGTCCACAATCACTAAACTTGATATCCATGTATTTAAATATGATGTGCTATGGCTATCCAGCCAGCAGCTCCGGACATTTTGCACTTGAATGCTACCCGCAGCAGCTGGAACAAACAGGATCCTAG
- a CDS encoding GT-D fold domain-containing glycosyltransferase — MDREILTALESQQRILQEQNKNLSAIRASLGEQNRMLEVLGRIGMRDVLVEVRAVIQDRQMSMLETMQQIESGRSIARWGDGELKLMMQPEFQLMFQQSSPALARDLQNMLFDHDMNSDRLILALPTVFTTRLWMGIWAENWHVMGPLLKASRAKWGNTHVSRPVFFERHGKDAVAAWRRVWDGKRVCIISGRGSRFELIPELFDNVAHVSHIYSEPTNAYAHLETIKADVKDVMPETDVFLIALGPTGSVLAGYLSSEAGGECHAVDIGHLSASYSNVFHKTANPEQLPIVSASRSN, encoded by the coding sequence ATGGATAGGGAAATACTGACCGCGCTAGAAAGCCAGCAACGGATACTGCAGGAGCAGAATAAAAACCTTTCTGCAATCCGAGCAAGTCTTGGTGAGCAGAATAGGATGCTGGAAGTCCTAGGCCGAATCGGAATGCGCGACGTCTTGGTGGAAGTTCGAGCAGTTATCCAGGACCGCCAGATGAGCATGCTGGAAACAATGCAGCAGATTGAGTCTGGTAGGTCCATTGCCCGATGGGGTGACGGTGAGCTCAAATTGATGATGCAACCGGAATTTCAGCTCATGTTTCAACAGTCGTCACCGGCTCTCGCTCGGGACCTCCAAAACATGCTTTTTGACCACGACATGAATTCGGATCGATTGATTTTGGCCCTTCCGACTGTCTTTACAACCCGCCTTTGGATGGGTATATGGGCGGAAAACTGGCATGTTATGGGTCCGCTTTTAAAGGCTTCGCGTGCAAAATGGGGCAACACGCACGTAAGCAGGCCCGTATTCTTCGAGCGGCATGGAAAAGATGCAGTTGCTGCATGGAGGCGAGTATGGGATGGAAAGCGGGTGTGTATCATTTCGGGAAGGGGTTCTCGTTTCGAACTGATACCGGAACTGTTCGATAACGTTGCTCATGTGAGCCATATATATTCCGAGCCCACAAACGCCTATGCACACCTTGAAACGATTAAGGCAGATGTGAAGGACGTCATGCCGGAAACAGACGTTTTTCTTATCGCCCTTGGTCCGACGGGTTCAGTACTTGCGGGTTATCTGTCATCGGAGGCTGGCGGTGAGTGCCATGCGGTCGATATAGGACATCTTTCGGCGAGTTATTCGAATGTTTTCCACAAGACCGCCAACCCAGAACAACTGCCCATTGTATCTGCGTCCCGGTCCAATTAG
- a CDS encoding CDP-glycerol glycerophosphotransferase family protein, with product MLGWQAIYAHARNLEKKNDWQAAAVAYERLLRGGENENPKVLFRLGHAYFRLNRLDEAKPLLARAVALQPENAAWHYRVGFVLERQNHFAEAIRYYRRALEIDPTQTAWLHRIETCEGHISKSRLDMALKGKGPTWQVAEILEAGLASHSADPGWAERLGDAHFKMGRYAQAADAYARCARIRPEEAKYHFKEGWAWQLAGDESSSESAYKTAVSLDARFSAREVGIGAFFEARGQWPLAALSYEKTLSSGRDTTEVYYRLGLARQKTYDWKGAVDAFQAGLKVNPASERLYWRLGLSYERMGDLRKAEENYSRSLSSVLPGSRYWKYRLGHVLRQQGKYKEASIAYYLSREDDPASSASSGLGDSYLEQVLARDIEIVESTQSAQNLKQFGVRAEALGCNIAAADAYAAAAERSSNYDADLFFRVGRMYMLGGRHEEAASAFAEIRQFKRPHAVDTTQYMKNKTQKQAMFYTEYMETLSIQDHTILYESGHGATVAGNPLHLFRAAIDDPRFSGFKHVWVLNSEKNIPEELAGRRDVIFAPRDSDLYLRYLASVKYLINDNTFPPYFIRREEQCYLNTWHGTPIKTLGRDIKSGLMDHKNAARNFLHATHIIAPNQFTADCLIDKYDVAGLFNGKLAVTGYPRVDAILNATDESRRDLRDRLGIPLGKKVVLYAPTWRGSLADRSLDSDRLLQDLEALGAGDWHFLYRGHTMTSDRAKGALFDMHSVPATVDTNDLLAIVDVLITDYSSIFFDFIPTGRPIIYYTYDLESYERERGLYFDITTMPGTVCRDLGAVIGAVNDAVSSSHLPSRTDEDVQKELEFCPREDGQASIRVLEFFFFGSEECLVPNHQDGKRKVLMFQGSFLPNGITTSYLNLVSHIDQEENNVYVVVDPDALASKPERLEKFAQNPSHIRVLARVGSHVLTPEERWVIDKMNTQHNVSTVEMWEIINRAFAREFRRVFGAAVFDSVICFEGYARFWTALLGNAPIERAKKSVYLHNDMYREWKSRFEYLEANFRLFQNFDSLISVTQSVGEENALRLSDEFGLDKNAFTFCNNLVNPEETLRMAEEPLDADIAAWVNEGDSLFVTLGRLSPEKGHAKLIHAFADIVKDYPGAKLAILGDGPLHEELQQLIDRLRLQEKVLLAGRRMNPFAILKNADCFVFSSDYEGQGLVVLEALILDRPVISTDVVGPRSVLEGGYGLLVENSVDGLTRGFHRFFRGDVPREAFNYEAYQKEALDKFARIAL from the coding sequence ATGCTGGGTTGGCAGGCAATATACGCGCATGCACGGAATTTAGAGAAAAAGAATGATTGGCAAGCAGCGGCCGTGGCTTATGAACGCCTCCTTCGCGGAGGCGAGAATGAGAATCCGAAGGTATTGTTCCGGTTGGGGCACGCCTACTTTCGATTGAATAGACTGGATGAGGCGAAGCCACTCCTAGCACGAGCTGTAGCTCTTCAACCGGAAAATGCTGCTTGGCATTACCGCGTGGGATTTGTGCTAGAACGGCAAAATCATTTCGCTGAAGCGATCCGCTACTACCGCCGCGCGTTGGAGATTGACCCGACACAGACGGCCTGGCTTCATCGCATCGAGACTTGTGAAGGGCATATTTCGAAGTCCCGTCTTGATATGGCGCTGAAAGGCAAGGGGCCCACTTGGCAAGTAGCTGAGATACTGGAAGCAGGTCTGGCGTCCCATAGTGCTGATCCTGGTTGGGCTGAACGTTTAGGGGACGCGCACTTCAAGATGGGCAGATATGCCCAAGCTGCTGATGCCTATGCAAGATGTGCACGGATCCGCCCTGAGGAAGCTAAGTATCATTTCAAAGAGGGCTGGGCGTGGCAATTAGCAGGTGACGAGAGTTCCTCTGAGAGTGCCTATAAAACAGCCGTTTCCCTGGACGCACGCTTTAGCGCACGCGAGGTCGGCATAGGCGCATTTTTCGAAGCAAGAGGCCAATGGCCCCTCGCGGCTTTGAGCTATGAAAAAACCCTGAGTTCTGGTAGAGACACGACAGAGGTGTACTACCGGCTCGGCTTGGCACGCCAGAAGACGTACGACTGGAAAGGCGCAGTTGACGCTTTCCAAGCGGGCCTCAAGGTCAACCCCGCATCTGAACGCCTGTATTGGCGCTTGGGACTCTCTTATGAGCGGATGGGCGACCTGAGGAAAGCGGAGGAGAACTATTCTCGTTCCCTAAGCAGTGTACTTCCAGGTAGTCGGTACTGGAAGTACCGTCTCGGCCATGTTTTGCGGCAGCAAGGGAAATACAAAGAGGCTTCGATTGCTTATTACCTGTCCAGGGAGGATGACCCAGCTTCATCGGCCTCGAGCGGCCTTGGAGATTCCTATCTCGAACAGGTTCTCGCACGAGATATTGAAATTGTTGAGTCGACGCAGTCAGCACAGAATCTGAAACAGTTTGGAGTCAGGGCAGAAGCGCTGGGGTGCAATATCGCGGCCGCCGATGCTTATGCCGCTGCGGCGGAGCGCAGTTCAAACTATGACGCAGACTTGTTCTTTAGGGTCGGGCGTATGTACATGTTGGGAGGACGACACGAAGAAGCCGCCTCTGCCTTCGCCGAGATTCGGCAGTTTAAACGTCCCCATGCCGTCGACACAACCCAATATATGAAGAACAAGACGCAGAAGCAGGCGATGTTCTACACCGAATACATGGAGACTCTCAGCATCCAGGACCATACTATTCTTTATGAGAGCGGTCACGGGGCAACAGTCGCTGGCAATCCATTGCACTTATTCCGCGCCGCTATCGACGATCCACGGTTCTCAGGTTTTAAACACGTTTGGGTGCTCAATAGCGAGAAGAATATTCCGGAGGAACTCGCTGGCCGTCGCGACGTTATCTTCGCACCGAGAGACAGCGATCTTTACCTGCGCTACCTCGCATCAGTGAAATACCTGATCAACGATAATACCTTCCCGCCGTATTTCATACGCAGAGAAGAGCAGTGCTACCTGAACACTTGGCACGGTACCCCCATAAAGACGTTGGGTCGCGACATCAAGAGCGGCCTCATGGACCACAAGAATGCGGCGCGCAACTTCCTCCATGCAACTCATATCATCGCCCCAAACCAGTTCACTGCAGACTGTTTAATCGATAAGTACGACGTTGCTGGATTGTTCAACGGCAAGCTAGCTGTCACTGGATATCCACGGGTGGATGCCATCCTTAACGCCACTGATGAGTCGCGCCGGGACCTGCGTGACAGGCTAGGCATACCTTTAGGAAAGAAAGTGGTTCTATACGCCCCGACGTGGCGGGGTTCGTTGGCCGACAGAAGTCTCGATAGCGACCGGCTTCTGCAAGACCTTGAAGCACTTGGGGCGGGTGATTGGCACTTCCTTTATAGGGGACACACCATGACGAGCGACAGGGCGAAGGGTGCATTGTTTGACATGCACAGTGTCCCGGCGACGGTAGATACCAATGACCTCTTGGCCATTGTAGATGTATTGATTACCGACTATTCCAGCATCTTTTTTGATTTTATTCCGACTGGGCGCCCGATCATTTATTACACCTACGACCTAGAGTCTTATGAGCGCGAGAGGGGTCTTTATTTCGATATCACCACCATGCCGGGAACGGTATGCCGTGACCTGGGCGCGGTGATTGGGGCAGTGAATGACGCCGTTTCGTCATCCCATCTACCATCCAGGACCGACGAGGACGTTCAGAAAGAACTTGAGTTTTGTCCTCGCGAGGATGGGCAGGCATCCATACGCGTCTTGGAGTTCTTCTTCTTCGGAAGTGAGGAGTGCCTTGTACCCAACCACCAAGACGGAAAACGCAAGGTCTTGATGTTCCAAGGGTCTTTCCTGCCGAACGGAATTACTACCAGTTATCTGAATTTGGTTTCCCACATCGATCAAGAAGAGAACAATGTTTACGTTGTGGTGGATCCAGACGCCTTGGCATCGAAGCCTGAGCGCCTTGAGAAGTTTGCGCAGAACCCTTCCCATATCAGAGTATTGGCTCGCGTAGGAAGTCATGTCCTTACACCAGAAGAACGCTGGGTTATCGATAAGATGAACACACAGCACAACGTCAGTACTGTCGAAATGTGGGAGATTATTAACAGGGCTTTTGCTAGGGAATTTCGTCGTGTATTCGGCGCAGCTGTCTTCGACTCAGTGATTTGTTTTGAGGGGTATGCTCGATTCTGGACGGCTCTCTTAGGCAACGCACCGATTGAGCGTGCGAAGAAGTCAGTGTATCTACACAATGATATGTACAGAGAATGGAAGAGCCGCTTTGAATACTTGGAGGCGAACTTTAGGCTTTTCCAGAACTTTGATTCCCTGATATCAGTAACGCAAAGCGTGGGAGAAGAAAACGCACTCCGGTTATCCGACGAGTTTGGCCTAGACAAGAACGCGTTTACCTTCTGCAACAACCTGGTGAACCCAGAAGAGACTCTCCGGATGGCCGAGGAACCCTTGGACGCGGATATAGCCGCGTGGGTCAATGAGGGAGATAGCCTTTTTGTGACTTTGGGTCGCCTCTCACCCGAAAAAGGACACGCAAAGCTAATCCATGCCTTTGCCGACATTGTTAAAGACTATCCCGGCGCAAAGTTGGCGATCCTTGGTGATGGCCCCCTTCACGAAGAACTACAACAGCTGATAGACCGGCTCAGACTGCAGGAGAAGGTTCTACTGGCAGGCCGCCGTATGAACCCCTTCGCGATCCTGAAGAATGCGGACTGCTTTGTGTTCTCCTCTGACTACGAGGGGCAAGGACTCGTGGTCTTAGAAGCCTTGATTCTGGACAGGCCAGTCATTTCCACGGACGTCGTCGGGCCACGAAGCGTACTCGAGGGCGGCTATGGGCTTCTTGTCGAGAACTCGGTGGATGGATTGACCCGCGGATTCCATCGTTTCTTCCGGGGTGATGTGCCCCGAGAAGCGTTTAATTATGAGGCCTATCAGAAGGAGGCATTGGACAAGTTCGCTCGTATTGCACTATAG
- a CDS encoding NTP transferase domain-containing protein: MTVQAVILAAGMGTRLARPHPKSLTQLDDGRTIMTQQVENLRAAFGDELRLTIVVGYKLEQILEHVPDASFVYNEAFDQTNTSKSLLKALRNSADGGVLWMNGDVVFDPGMLEYLRAAIDEDRSFIAVDTSSVSDEEVKYTVDESGYINQLSKQVRQALGEAVGINYVSSTDKLLLINQLASVDDQDYFERGIELAIAKNGAKYVPMDISRFYAVEVDFAEDLVRANQEMIDAQIVKA, translated from the coding sequence ATGACTGTTCAAGCTGTAATACTCGCCGCCGGAATGGGCACCAGGCTCGCGCGACCGCATCCCAAGTCGCTGACCCAGCTGGACGACGGGCGGACCATCATGACGCAGCAGGTAGAGAACCTGCGCGCAGCATTTGGGGATGAGCTTCGGCTTACCATCGTCGTCGGGTACAAGCTTGAGCAAATCTTGGAGCATGTGCCTGATGCGTCTTTCGTTTACAACGAGGCATTCGATCAGACGAATACTTCCAAGAGCCTCTTGAAGGCGCTTCGGAACTCTGCTGACGGGGGAGTCCTTTGGATGAACGGGGATGTCGTGTTTGATCCCGGCATGCTTGAGTACCTCCGCGCCGCAATTGACGAGGATCGGTCGTTTATCGCAGTGGACACCTCATCGGTCTCAGACGAAGAGGTCAAGTACACGGTAGACGAAAGCGGCTACATCAACCAGCTATCGAAGCAGGTCCGTCAGGCACTTGGTGAGGCAGTCGGTATCAACTACGTCTCATCTACTGACAAGTTACTTCTAATAAATCAGCTCGCGAGTGTGGATGACCAAGATTATTTCGAACGGGGAATCGAGCTGGCAATTGCTAAGAACGGGGCAAAATATGTCCCTATGGATATCAGCCGTTTCTACGCTGTAGAAGTAGATTTCGCAGAAGACCTGGTACGGGCAAACCAAGAGATGATAGACGCGCAGATTGTTAAGGCCTAG
- a CDS encoding CDP-glycerol glycerophosphotransferase family protein has product MKGTHWLKQGVRGLLGRAPRQTLEVSSTSPWVAPELPPVPVPGPDTAALASWLQEAAAIAEAVNAETTEARARQWCIDRLEDLQPHVEYLQHSGEEHFMLLQKFIAAVIQGVGGTEVLRSLGVHQRVLLSLTADGRRGDLLLVLADLQDNGRSYRTEATSDPQVAGSRAAAPGYLVLLSEPIDSRLLSLGAVDLPVKAQLTRFEWAEQGTLTIGAWAYLPGINPADCELRVELRQQESATAVALAVTRGTDQRVDTTAADRFRSYAGAAFTVEVDTPALPGVQESGRSSEWFFHVTLLSEDFTASDRIRVRNQDLVPRRLPVGASLNARTRAIALMDADKGLRLKTIRYSCAASTVHVEGNVVTVGFGRTGDVVPAALYLEAEGENAQEFRQEANEPTFTLHMSRDEVPGNQEKRWTVKALLPNGRTVPVGWAGSGSDLSAVSAPSAALRMECTGYGYLQVSLRPLRLTLSSARMVDGAGTVILEGQTGGGYGHKDAAVPMLMLLTARNEVRASSARWLDNAGRFQAEFPLVQDRWGYGESALEPGHYRVLHRIPEECGGGVARVPALGGLLTSLPLHLGHDLMHLELVGEGNEQDLVLRVAAPRNPDDRTALRRSQAIADYAQTADPVDSEIVLFESFDGKSSSDSGRAISNVLGERIPRLQRYWTIADFSVPVPPGCTPVLRESPEWFKLLATAGYLVNNNNFPHYFRKRPGQFYLQTWHGTPLKRVGTDTPIAGTTASYRALISREGAVWDMLLAQNEFAADTLAAAFGYRGEPAVFGYPRNDALAADTAPARRAEARRRLGIESGKKVLLYVPTWRDNRDAANPYLDFEAAAAGLGEDYLMLYRGHHKIAGKRKTTGQDFYLDVTAHPEINDLYLAADLLVTDYSSAMFDFCVTGKPMYFLTPDLARYRDSERGFYIDLETEAPGPLVETTEELVAAIRAAEAAAEPYRSRHRKFTLRYLTADDGAAAIRVVNAVWSLTEGTTSINS; this is encoded by the coding sequence ATGAAGGGCACACATTGGCTCAAACAGGGTGTCAGGGGCCTCTTGGGCCGGGCGCCGCGGCAGACGCTTGAAGTCTCTTCAACGTCACCGTGGGTTGCACCGGAACTGCCGCCGGTCCCAGTGCCCGGTCCCGACACTGCTGCGCTGGCATCGTGGCTGCAGGAGGCTGCAGCCATTGCCGAGGCCGTGAACGCGGAAACAACCGAAGCCCGGGCCCGGCAATGGTGTATTGATCGCCTAGAAGACCTGCAACCCCACGTGGAGTATCTCCAACACAGCGGAGAGGAGCATTTTATGCTCCTCCAGAAGTTCATCGCCGCAGTGATTCAAGGGGTAGGCGGCACGGAGGTACTGAGGTCGCTGGGCGTTCACCAACGAGTACTGCTCTCGTTGACCGCCGATGGACGGCGCGGCGACCTCCTGCTGGTGCTGGCGGACTTACAGGACAACGGCAGGAGCTATCGCACCGAAGCAACATCAGATCCGCAGGTGGCCGGCAGCCGGGCAGCCGCACCAGGGTACCTTGTGTTGCTTTCGGAACCGATTGATTCCCGGTTGCTTAGCCTGGGGGCCGTTGATCTGCCCGTGAAGGCGCAACTCACCCGCTTCGAGTGGGCAGAGCAGGGGACGCTGACCATAGGAGCGTGGGCCTATCTGCCCGGGATCAACCCGGCGGATTGTGAGCTGCGGGTGGAACTCAGGCAGCAGGAATCAGCCACGGCCGTGGCGCTCGCTGTCACAAGGGGGACAGACCAGCGGGTCGACACCACGGCAGCGGACCGCTTCCGGTCCTATGCCGGCGCAGCGTTTACCGTTGAGGTTGATACTCCTGCCCTGCCGGGCGTGCAGGAGTCCGGCCGGTCCTCGGAATGGTTCTTCCACGTCACCCTGCTCTCCGAGGATTTCACTGCTTCGGATAGGATCCGGGTCCGGAACCAGGATCTGGTCCCGAGGCGCCTTCCGGTAGGGGCTTCTCTGAACGCCCGCACCCGGGCGATCGCACTGATGGACGCCGACAAGGGACTGCGGCTCAAAACAATCCGTTATTCGTGCGCTGCTTCCACGGTTCACGTTGAAGGCAACGTAGTAACCGTCGGCTTCGGCCGAACGGGCGACGTTGTGCCGGCGGCACTCTATCTTGAGGCAGAAGGGGAAAACGCACAGGAATTTCGGCAGGAAGCCAATGAACCGACGTTCACCCTCCACATGTCAAGGGACGAAGTTCCCGGCAACCAGGAGAAGCGCTGGACGGTTAAGGCACTTCTGCCCAACGGCCGGACAGTACCGGTGGGCTGGGCGGGCTCGGGATCAGATTTGTCCGCGGTTTCGGCGCCCTCGGCGGCGCTGCGCATGGAGTGCACCGGCTACGGGTACCTGCAGGTGTCCCTCCGTCCGCTTCGACTGACATTGAGCAGCGCGCGGATGGTCGACGGCGCAGGCACAGTCATCCTGGAAGGACAGACCGGTGGAGGGTACGGGCACAAGGATGCGGCCGTTCCGATGTTGATGCTGTTGACTGCCCGTAACGAGGTGCGCGCATCATCTGCCCGCTGGCTGGATAATGCCGGCCGGTTCCAAGCGGAGTTTCCGTTGGTGCAGGATAGATGGGGGTACGGGGAGTCTGCGTTGGAACCCGGCCACTACCGCGTCCTTCACCGAATACCAGAGGAATGCGGAGGCGGTGTTGCCCGGGTGCCCGCCCTCGGAGGGCTGCTCACATCCCTGCCCCTGCATCTGGGGCATGATCTGATGCACTTGGAGCTCGTAGGTGAGGGCAATGAACAGGATCTGGTCCTGCGGGTAGCGGCACCTCGAAACCCCGACGACCGCACGGCGCTGCGCCGCAGCCAGGCGATCGCGGATTATGCCCAAACCGCCGATCCCGTGGACAGCGAGATCGTCCTGTTCGAATCCTTCGACGGGAAGTCGTCATCCGACAGCGGGCGGGCGATCAGCAATGTCCTCGGCGAGCGGATCCCCCGGCTTCAGCGTTACTGGACGATTGCCGATTTCTCGGTGCCGGTGCCGCCGGGCTGTACACCCGTGCTAAGGGAGAGCCCGGAATGGTTCAAGCTCCTCGCAACCGCCGGCTATTTAGTCAACAACAACAACTTCCCGCATTACTTCCGCAAACGGCCGGGACAGTTCTACCTGCAGACCTGGCACGGTACCCCGCTCAAACGCGTAGGAACGGACACACCGATAGCCGGCACAACCGCCTCCTACCGGGCACTCATCTCGCGTGAGGGAGCAGTCTGGGACATGCTGCTGGCGCAGAACGAGTTTGCGGCCGATACTCTGGCAGCTGCTTTTGGATATCGCGGAGAACCCGCCGTCTTCGGATATCCGCGCAATGATGCCCTGGCTGCTGACACGGCGCCCGCCCGGCGTGCCGAGGCCCGGCGCCGGCTGGGCATTGAAAGCGGTAAGAAAGTATTGCTGTACGTCCCTACGTGGAGGGATAACAGAGACGCAGCCAATCCCTACCTGGATTTTGAAGCCGCAGCAGCAGGGCTGGGCGAGGACTACCTGATGCTCTACCGCGGACACCACAAAATTGCCGGTAAGCGGAAGACCACCGGGCAGGATTTTTATCTGGACGTCACTGCTCATCCGGAAATCAACGACCTGTACCTGGCCGCCGATCTGCTGGTCACCGATTACTCATCGGCTATGTTTGATTTTTGTGTGACCGGCAAACCGATGTATTTCCTGACCCCGGACTTGGCTCGTTACCGCGACTCCGAGCGAGGTTTCTACATTGATTTGGAGACTGAGGCCCCCGGACCACTGGTAGAAACCACGGAGGAGCTTGTCGCTGCAATTAGGGCTGCGGAAGCCGCCGCGGAGCCATACCGTAGCCGCCACCGGAAGTTCACGCTCCGATATCTCACTGCCGATGATGGTGCTGCGGCTATTAGGGTGGTGAATGCTGTGTGGAGCTTGACGGAGGGCACGACGTCCATCAATAGTTAA